The Chryseobacterium sp. 52 genome includes a region encoding these proteins:
- a CDS encoding aldo/keto reductase — MEYRKLGNTELELSAITHGAFAIGGNMWGGNEKQDSINSIHASLDHGVTSIDTAPFYGFGLSEEMIGEAIKGKDRSKIQLLTKFGLVWDGSNQGKGEFFFDADDEGKTIPIYKYASKSNIIKEVEESLKRLGTDYIDLLQLHWPDSTTPICETMEAMELLIQQGKVLAAGVSNYSVPQMQEASRTLHLASNQVSYSMLNRTIESDLVPYSLENNSGIIVYSPMERGLLTGKYFKEDKLKDNDHRNGYFSQFDLNKVKNFLEKIEPIAKDKGASLSQLVLRWTTLQPAITVVLAGARNAQQAIENAKAISIDLSQDELNFINTALSEI; from the coding sequence ATGGAATACAGAAAATTAGGAAATACGGAACTTGAACTGTCTGCAATTACTCACGGAGCATTCGCTATCGGAGGAAATATGTGGGGCGGCAATGAAAAACAGGATTCCATCAATTCAATTCACGCTTCTCTGGACCACGGGGTCACCTCTATTGATACAGCGCCTTTCTACGGATTCGGGCTTAGCGAAGAGATGATTGGAGAGGCAATTAAAGGAAAAGACCGTTCAAAAATTCAGTTATTAACCAAATTCGGATTGGTTTGGGACGGAAGCAATCAGGGAAAAGGAGAATTTTTCTTCGATGCTGATGATGAAGGCAAAACCATTCCCATTTATAAATACGCTTCGAAATCCAACATCATCAAAGAGGTAGAAGAAAGTTTAAAAAGACTGGGAACAGATTATATTGATCTTTTACAGCTTCACTGGCCGGACAGCACAACACCCATTTGCGAAACGATGGAAGCGATGGAACTTCTGATTCAGCAGGGAAAAGTTCTTGCCGCAGGAGTCAGCAATTATTCGGTTCCTCAGATGCAGGAAGCCAGCAGAACACTGCATTTGGCCAGTAACCAGGTTTCTTACAGCATGCTGAACCGTACTATTGAAAGCGATCTTGTTCCTTATTCTCTCGAAAACAATTCTGGTATTATTGTGTACAGCCCGATGGAAAGAGGTCTTCTGACCGGAAAATATTTCAAAGAAGATAAATTGAAAGACAACGACCACAGAAATGGTTATTTTTCTCAGTTTGATTTAAACAAAGTAAAAAATTTCTTAGAAAAAATAGAACCTATTGCAAAGGATAAAGGAGCTTCCCTTTCACAGCTAGTATTAAGATGGACTACATTACAGCCGGCCATCACAGTAGTGTTAGCAGGAGCCAGAAATGCTCAACAGGCTATTGAAAATGCCAAAGCAATATCAATAGATCTTTCTCAGGATGAACTGAATTTCATTAATACAGCGCTAAGCGAAATTTAA